The proteins below come from a single Halobacillus salinarum genomic window:
- a CDS encoding GntR family transcriptional regulator: MTMKKNNEELAYEKVKRAIMLKKLHPGQRVTEEWVSNELQMSRTPIRSAFKRLENEGLIKLVPNKGAVVYNPSNKELDDVFQLRIVLEKYAAQLAVASMSQADVVYMERLLEEEVEAYQAKDFEAFMRVNGYIHVYPAEISGNNFLLEEIKKLNQWSDGYLILKDEFYTVPFEEVKSIPEHNRIVDAFRKKDAEEMCAAINAHLLSTLKDLSERHSIFQ, encoded by the coding sequence ATGACAATGAAAAAAAATAATGAAGAATTAGCGTATGAAAAGGTGAAACGAGCCATCATGCTTAAGAAATTGCATCCGGGGCAGAGAGTAACTGAGGAATGGGTAAGCAATGAACTGCAAATGAGCAGAACGCCCATTCGTTCAGCTTTTAAGCGTTTGGAAAATGAAGGTTTAATCAAATTGGTCCCCAATAAAGGAGCGGTTGTTTATAATCCTTCTAATAAAGAGCTTGATGATGTGTTTCAGCTGCGCATCGTTCTGGAAAAATATGCGGCACAGTTAGCTGTTGCCAGCATGTCGCAAGCGGATGTGGTTTACATGGAGCGGTTATTAGAAGAAGAGGTGGAGGCATATCAAGCGAAAGACTTTGAAGCCTTTATGCGGGTCAATGGTTATATCCACGTCTATCCCGCTGAAATCTCCGGCAATAATTTTTTGCTTGAGGAAATTAAGAAGCTTAATCAATGGTCGGATGGTTACCTCATTTTAAAGGATGAATTTTATACGGTGCCTTTCGAAGAAGTAAAGTCGATTCCGGAGCATAATCGAATCGTCGATGCTTTTAGAAAAAAAGATGCGGAAGAGATGTGCGCGGCCATAAATGCCCATCTGTTATCCACACTCAAGGATTTATCAGAACGCCATTCAATATTTCAATAA
- a CDS encoding APC family permease, translated as MKEKGKLKKVLSRFDLLFLALGAMLGWGWVVLSGTWISSAGSIGAVIAFLIGGLLVVFVGLNYAELASAMPKVGGEHEYVHRALGENMSFVASWAITLGYVSVATFEAVALPTVIDYLMPNYEAGYLWTIAGWDVHLNWVLIGSIGAIIITAINYIGLKQAAVMQTIFTLMIVAVGLLLIFGSGLHGEPANLSPYFVGGMGGIMSVLVMVPFLFVGFDVIPQVAEEANLPQRQIGKFLILSVIAAVIFYLAIAIGVGLGLNQGQLADTELATADAMASLFGSAMFAKILIVGGVAGIITSWNSFIIGGSRVLYAMAQSGMLPRWFGRLHPKYNTPSNSILFIGLLSMLAPLLGRSALVWIVDAGGLGIVTAYFFVALAFITLRKKEPDLARPFKAAKSPVYGYLALLLSFGFIVLYLPGMPAALVWPYEWIMVAGWALLGIFFFIKMQSGAYKEAVEDKSEAL; from the coding sequence ATGAAAGAAAAAGGAAAGCTGAAAAAGGTACTATCCCGATTTGATCTGCTATTTCTCGCTCTTGGTGCGATGCTCGGCTGGGGCTGGGTTGTATTATCTGGAACCTGGATTTCTTCAGCGGGATCCATCGGGGCAGTCATCGCCTTTCTAATCGGTGGATTGCTAGTTGTATTCGTTGGACTCAACTACGCTGAACTGGCTTCAGCTATGCCTAAAGTAGGCGGGGAGCATGAATATGTTCACCGGGCACTTGGAGAAAATATGTCGTTTGTCGCATCCTGGGCAATTACCTTAGGTTATGTATCGGTTGCGACTTTTGAAGCAGTCGCCTTGCCGACGGTTATTGATTACTTAATGCCTAATTATGAAGCTGGATATTTATGGACGATCGCTGGATGGGATGTTCATTTAAATTGGGTGCTGATTGGTTCCATCGGGGCGATCATCATCACAGCGATCAATTATATAGGCTTAAAACAAGCCGCTGTTATGCAAACCATCTTTACGTTAATGATTGTTGCGGTAGGTCTGTTATTAATCTTTGGTTCCGGCCTCCACGGGGAACCTGCTAACCTGTCTCCGTACTTTGTTGGAGGGATGGGCGGCATCATGTCAGTGCTCGTGATGGTCCCATTTTTATTTGTCGGTTTTGACGTTATTCCTCAAGTTGCAGAAGAAGCAAACCTTCCTCAGAGGCAGATCGGAAAGTTTTTAATCCTTTCTGTAATTGCTGCAGTCATTTTTTACTTAGCGATTGCAATTGGAGTCGGCCTGGGACTTAATCAAGGCCAGCTTGCGGATACTGAGCTTGCGACAGCTGATGCGATGGCGAGTCTGTTTGGGTCGGCGATGTTTGCTAAAATCCTGATCGTTGGTGGTGTGGCAGGAATTATTACCAGCTGGAACTCCTTCATAATTGGAGGCAGCCGTGTTCTTTATGCGATGGCTCAATCGGGAATGCTTCCGAGGTGGTTCGGCAGGCTGCACCCTAAGTATAATACTCCCTCCAATTCCATTCTTTTTATTGGTTTGCTTTCGATGCTTGCCCCGTTGCTTGGCAGGTCGGCATTAGTGTGGATTGTTGATGCCGGGGGATTGGGGATCGTTACCGCCTATTTCTTTGTAGCTCTCGCGTTTATTACCTTGAGAAAAAAGGAACCTGATTTGGCGCGGCCCTTTAAGGCAGCCAAGTCCCCGGTTTATGGATATTTAGCTTTACTTTTAAGCTTTGGGTTTATCGTGCTGTATCTGCCAGGTATGCCGGCAGCGCTGGTTTGGCCGTATGAGTGGATTATGGTCGCCGGCTGGGCTTTACTCGGGATCTTCTTCTTTATAAAAATGCAGAGCGGGGCTTACAAAGAAGCGGTAGAAGATAAATCAGAAGCCTTGTAA
- a CDS encoding DMT family transporter, translated as MQRRYAWLGLSIVLEVMGASLMKTSNGFTNLSASIMVIVCYFLALVLYILLTKNHGLGLMNALWSGGGTLLITVIGILFLGESISIHKWIGVILILTGIVGLNVNHLDLEYNRRRFSS; from the coding sequence ATGCAGAGAAGATACGCCTGGCTTGGACTTTCAATTGTATTAGAAGTTATGGGAGCATCATTGATGAAAACCAGTAATGGTTTCACTAACCTAAGCGCAAGTATCATGGTCATCGTCTGCTATTTTCTTGCCCTGGTCCTGTATATTCTACTTACTAAAAACCATGGACTCGGATTAATGAACGCACTCTGGTCTGGTGGAGGAACTTTACTCATCACGGTCATCGGCATATTGTTTTTAGGGGAATCCATTTCGATTCATAAATGGATAGGAGTCATTCTAATCTTGACGGGAATAGTTGGACTAAACGTCAATCATTTGGATTTAGAGTATAATCGACGGAGGTTTTCATCGTGA
- a CDS encoding helix-turn-helix transcriptional regulator, with amino-acid sequence MEHINEELDFLKSLIKGMANHFGESCETVLLDVSNPEEYGSGLIVAIENGQITGRKVGDTGTNLGLEVLSGKENDGDKHNYMTQTKDGKMLRSTTMYIRNDEGVPIGCICINLDITDLVMAENTIRQFTRTDDINTGVNEVFVNNVNDVLELLIQEAQDYVGKPVARMNKEEKMKGIHYLDRKGAFLIKKAGETICSYFSISKYTLYNYLEKSREND; translated from the coding sequence TTGGAACACATAAACGAAGAATTGGATTTTCTAAAATCGTTGATTAAAGGCATGGCCAATCATTTTGGGGAAAGTTGTGAAACTGTTTTATTGGATGTATCTAATCCTGAGGAATACGGCAGCGGTTTAATTGTGGCGATTGAAAATGGGCAGATCACTGGCCGGAAGGTGGGGGACACAGGAACCAATTTAGGCTTGGAAGTGTTAAGTGGAAAGGAGAATGACGGTGATAAACACAATTACATGACTCAAACGAAAGACGGAAAGATGCTGAGGTCGACTACGATGTACATACGAAATGATGAGGGAGTACCTATTGGCTGTATTTGTATCAATCTGGATATCACAGATCTTGTTATGGCGGAAAATACAATTAGACAATTCACGAGAACGGATGATATTAATACCGGAGTCAATGAGGTATTCGTAAATAATGTCAATGATGTACTAGAATTGTTAATTCAAGAGGCACAGGATTATGTAGGGAAGCCTGTGGCACGGATGAATAAAGAAGAAAAAATGAAAGGAATTCATTACCTGGATAGAAAAGGAGCTTTTTTAATAAAAAAAGCTGGAGAGACGATTTGTTCGTATTTCAGCATATCTAAATACACCCTTTATAACTATCTTGAGAAATCTCGTGAAAACGACTAA
- a CDS encoding four-helix bundle copper-binding protein, translated as MSHEKYQSLIQTLHDCMEACNHCYNACLQENDVKMMAECIRLDRECADFCGYLEQALGRGTPFAEELASVCARICEACGNECKKHDHEHCQKCAEACFTCADACKGIA; from the coding sequence ATGTCTCACGAAAAATACCAATCGCTAATCCAGACTTTACATGATTGTATGGAAGCATGTAACCATTGTTACAATGCTTGTCTTCAGGAAAATGATGTGAAAATGATGGCGGAATGTATTCGGTTGGACAGAGAATGTGCAGATTTCTGCGGTTATTTAGAGCAAGCTTTAGGAAGAGGTACACCGTTTGCAGAAGAATTAGCCAGTGTTTGCGCCAGGATATGTGAAGCTTGCGGAAATGAATGCAAAAAGCATGATCATGAGCATTGCCAGAAGTGTGCGGAGGCATGCTTTACATGTGCAGATGCTTGTAAAGGTATTGCTTAA
- a CDS encoding LysM peptidoglycan-binding domain-containing protein: MKKEKILAPLLALGMTIGFGAGTVSAEKTTITFDKGDTLWSIAQQYENVTVDDLYEWNPGLHATNIAIGTEITFQTGEKADNYQPAEAFHTVTPGSTLTSIANLHAGVTLKDLYDLNPNIEPRNLHPGQEVRVSRSDGYSKEFYTIRPGSTFYSIANLHQGLSVDDLYKLNPHTDPYNLQISSEVRVK; encoded by the coding sequence ATGAAAAAAGAAAAAATCCTTGCCCCATTGTTAGCCTTAGGAATGACAATAGGCTTCGGGGCAGGCACGGTGTCTGCGGAGAAGACAACAATAACTTTTGATAAAGGAGATACACTTTGGAGCATCGCGCAGCAGTATGAAAATGTAACGGTTGATGACCTCTACGAATGGAATCCAGGTTTACATGCAACTAACATCGCAATAGGAACGGAAATCACCTTTCAAACAGGAGAAAAAGCGGACAATTACCAGCCTGCAGAAGCATTTCATACAGTAACTCCTGGGAGCACGCTGACAAGTATTGCCAATCTTCATGCAGGAGTAACCTTGAAGGATTTGTATGACTTGAACCCTAATATTGAACCTCGAAACCTTCATCCCGGACAGGAAGTTAGAGTGAGCAGAAGTGATGGCTACAGCAAAGAATTCTACACCATCCGTCCCGGCAGCACGTTCTACAGCATTGCTAATCTTCATCAAGGACTATCCGTAGATGACCTTTACAAGTTGAATCCACACACAGATCCTTACAACCTGCAAATCAGTTCTGAAGTAAGAGTGAAATAA
- a CDS encoding LysR family transcriptional regulator, with product MLLHKLKYFIEVTRQKSFTRAAESLYVSQPALSKQMKQLEEELGFLVFNRSVRGVELTEKGRALYTDLLPLFTKIDQTIHQYLHHDKIRFGSTPFLSSYFLHNYYDKLQYTNFHVTVIKDDSKDLLPLLQAREIDAAIIQGVPSSPQLYSTLLFQDDFLAAVPVSSPLAAYEEITLEQCMSETQIIPPAGPLAKQIQEYRRNRNFKGNILETHYHAMAGFVSLGIGVAYLPEIMVKQIEFKGVVFLPIKDKPLTRNMYLYAVTPSMLEFLLGKFHNNDS from the coding sequence ATGCTGCTTCACAAATTGAAGTATTTTATCGAAGTCACGAGGCAGAAAAGTTTTACGAGGGCTGCAGAATCCTTGTATGTTTCCCAGCCGGCCTTGAGCAAACAAATGAAACAATTGGAAGAAGAGCTTGGTTTCCTGGTATTTAACCGTTCCGTAAGAGGGGTGGAGTTAACGGAGAAGGGGCGGGCGCTTTATACCGACCTTCTGCCGCTTTTTACTAAAATTGATCAAACCATTCATCAGTATCTGCACCATGATAAAATTCGCTTCGGCTCGACACCTTTTCTAAGCAGTTATTTTTTACACAACTATTATGACAAACTTCAGTATACGAACTTTCACGTGACCGTCATTAAAGATGACAGCAAGGATCTGCTTCCTCTTTTACAGGCACGGGAAATCGACGCAGCGATTATTCAAGGTGTTCCTTCGTCCCCTCAACTGTACTCCACTTTATTATTTCAAGATGACTTTTTAGCGGCTGTTCCGGTATCTTCTCCTTTGGCTGCCTATGAAGAAATAACGTTGGAACAATGTATGAGTGAAACGCAAATTATTCCGCCAGCCGGACCACTAGCCAAGCAGATTCAAGAATATAGGCGCAATAGAAATTTTAAAGGAAACATTTTGGAAACCCACTATCATGCGATGGCTGGATTCGTATCCTTAGGAATTGGGGTGGCTTACCTTCCAGAAATAATGGTTAAGCAAATTGAGTTTAAAGGGGTCGTTTTTTTACCAATAAAAGATAAACCGCTGACAAGAAACATGTATTTGTATGCGGTCACACCTTCTATGCTTGAGTTTTTACTAGGGAAGTTTCATAACAATGATTCATGA
- a CDS encoding sodium:solute symporter family protein: MSSAQLTYLLVFLGFLIAMIAVGIIVSRKVNSGEDFLMGGRGLTTPLLIGTTLATLVGTGSSMGAVGFGFSNGWGGALYGIGGALGMFLLLLLFADVRKYNFMTFSEELSFYYGANKFVKGLTSIILYVACIGWLGAHIIGGSLYLSWITGVDPLTAKLIVAVGFGLYTLIGGYLAVVYTDVIQGVILFLGFILLTVLSVIKIGGIGDLNANVSPEMSSFLGLEQIGFIPALSLAVVIAVGVLATPSYRHRIYSSNNERTVRKGFIITGILFALFSFFPAIVGMAANVLNPGLDSGYAFPYLATEVFPIWIGAVVLIAGLSATMSSGSSDFIAAVTILLRDVVEVFTGRLPKKENMVLSSRISLVLTLLLALFFTLFTNNIITYISNFISTVMSGLFIAALLGKFWGRANWQGGIASLIGGSLTSFIILSNESMMAFWGNPILPSLLIALAANVIISLLFPPQQITREESLRLLEEERTRLDEGTTITPTDHVDEKYVK; this comes from the coding sequence ATGAGTTCAGCGCAATTAACTTATTTATTAGTGTTTCTTGGTTTTCTCATTGCCATGATTGCTGTTGGGATTATCGTCAGCCGAAAAGTGAACAGCGGGGAAGACTTCCTCATGGGCGGACGGGGATTGACTACACCATTATTAATTGGGACGACTCTAGCCACGCTTGTAGGTACAGGATCGAGTATGGGAGCCGTTGGCTTTGGTTTCTCTAATGGCTGGGGTGGAGCTCTTTATGGTATAGGCGGAGCTCTGGGAATGTTTCTCCTGCTTCTCCTATTTGCGGACGTCCGAAAGTATAATTTCATGACTTTTTCTGAAGAGCTGAGCTTTTATTATGGTGCCAATAAATTTGTTAAAGGATTAACTTCCATAATTTTATATGTGGCATGCATTGGCTGGCTTGGTGCTCACATTATTGGCGGCAGTCTTTATCTGAGCTGGATTACAGGGGTTGATCCATTAACTGCTAAGCTGATCGTTGCAGTTGGCTTTGGATTATATACGCTTATCGGTGGATACCTAGCGGTTGTGTACACAGATGTTATCCAGGGAGTGATTTTATTTCTTGGATTTATTTTACTGACCGTACTATCGGTTATTAAAATCGGAGGCATCGGTGATCTCAATGCAAATGTTTCTCCTGAAATGAGTTCATTTTTAGGGCTGGAACAAATCGGTTTCATCCCAGCTTTATCCTTAGCGGTCGTCATTGCAGTAGGCGTGCTGGCCACCCCCTCTTACCGGCACCGGATTTATTCCAGCAATAATGAACGTACGGTTAGAAAAGGGTTTATCATAACTGGAATTCTATTTGCTCTTTTTTCTTTCTTCCCGGCCATTGTCGGTATGGCCGCCAATGTTTTGAACCCTGGCCTGGATTCAGGCTACGCGTTTCCTTATTTAGCTACTGAGGTCTTTCCTATTTGGATCGGAGCCGTAGTACTCATTGCTGGTCTCAGTGCCACCATGTCCTCAGGAAGTTCCGACTTCATTGCTGCTGTCACGATTCTTCTTAGAGATGTGGTTGAAGTTTTTACCGGGAGGCTTCCGAAGAAGGAAAATATGGTTTTATCTTCAAGAATTTCTCTAGTTCTTACCCTTTTGCTGGCTTTGTTTTTTACTTTATTCACCAACAATATCATCACCTATATATCTAATTTTATTTCCACAGTCATGTCAGGGTTATTTATTGCTGCTCTATTAGGAAAGTTTTGGGGCAGAGCAAACTGGCAAGGAGGAATTGCCAGTTTGATAGGAGGTTCACTCACGTCGTTTATTATCTTAAGCAATGAAAGTATGATGGCTTTTTGGGGGAATCCGATACTGCCTTCGCTTTTGATCGCTTTGGCCGCCAACGTAATCATCAGTTTGCTGTTTCCACCGCAGCAAATCACCAGAGAAGAATCCCTTCGATTGCTTGAAGAAGAAAGAACTAGATTAGATGAAGGAACTACGATTACACCCACAGACCATGTCGATGAAAAGTATGTAAAATAG
- a CDS encoding NAD(P)-binding protein — MKVAIIGAGLAGLSCALTLEKHGISADIYEKQREAGFQVTIAELMTPVIHAPIKDAVKYFSENHELHLRPMTNIQKIHVHSKNESAFIEGNLGFINMRGTHEQSFEKQMASQLNHTTIHYNHHVTHEELAEEYSPIILASGDPCDTEHIQPFETAFTSTFSIAIVHGNFIKTEVHTWFNNQFAPKGMAYLLPHSESEATLALVYPQYGKQWMTNKESFWKETKAAVSKTLNQELSFEKEYSINDYAVGRCRYPRIGNTFFTGNCLGALTPFLGFGQTSSILSGIYAALDICRKGDYEKLSKQLLKDYHYSLTLRNALEHLNDHQFDLVTKSLHLPMVEKAITSPHANFLKVLSQILRPFIKSSEQKLDGND, encoded by the coding sequence ATGAAAGTTGCCATCATAGGAGCCGGACTTGCCGGACTATCTTGTGCTTTAACACTGGAAAAACACGGAATTTCGGCTGATATATATGAAAAACAACGGGAGGCTGGGTTTCAGGTGACTATTGCTGAATTAATGACGCCTGTTATTCATGCCCCTATTAAGGATGCCGTGAAATATTTTTCCGAAAATCATGAGCTTCATTTACGACCTATGACAAATATCCAAAAGATACACGTTCATTCTAAAAATGAATCGGCTTTTATAGAAGGAAACTTAGGTTTTATTAATATGCGCGGCACGCATGAGCAGTCTTTCGAAAAGCAAATGGCTTCTCAGCTGAATCACACAACGATTCACTACAACCATCACGTCACACACGAAGAGCTAGCTGAAGAATACTCTCCTATCATTTTAGCTTCGGGAGATCCTTGTGATACGGAGCATATTCAACCCTTTGAAACGGCGTTTACATCCACTTTTTCCATAGCCATTGTGCACGGAAATTTCATCAAGACGGAAGTACACACGTGGTTTAACAATCAATTCGCTCCGAAAGGAATGGCTTACCTCCTCCCACACTCTGAATCTGAAGCAACTTTGGCCTTAGTTTATCCTCAATATGGAAAGCAATGGATGACAAATAAAGAGAGCTTTTGGAAAGAAACGAAAGCGGCGGTTTCAAAGACGTTAAACCAGGAACTATCTTTTGAGAAAGAGTATTCCATCAACGATTATGCAGTGGGAAGGTGCCGTTACCCTCGCATTGGAAATACGTTTTTTACGGGAAACTGCTTGGGAGCCCTCACACCTTTTTTAGGCTTTGGCCAGACTAGCTCTATATTAAGCGGGATTTACGCAGCTCTTGATATTTGCAGAAAAGGCGATTATGAAAAGCTGTCTAAGCAGTTATTGAAAGATTATCACTACTCACTGACTTTACGAAATGCGCTTGAACACTTAAATGACCATCAATTTGATCTTGTCACAAAATCGCTTCATCTCCCTATGGTGGAAAAAGCAATCACTTCACCTCATGCCAATTTTTTAAAAGTTCTAAGCCAGATCCTCCGTCCTTTTATTAAGTCATCAGAGCAAAAATTGGATGGCAATGATTGA
- a CDS encoding alanine racemase, with protein MPGTPYIEIDEKILRENIREMSQLASRNQVALRPHIKTHKIPSIAKMQIAEGAVGITVAKISEAKVMASYGIDDIFIAYPIVTEDKVEEVCELNKNLKNLLLGVDSIEGARALNQGAEKAQQHLQVRLEIDSGLARTGVDLHQVTELAGKINEMEYLSLQGIFTFKGPVFKGKSTTDLQQAGIEEGELMVEAAAQLKRAGIEVKDISAGSTPTASSVSTVKGVTEIRPGTYVFNDSMQVKLGVSDWQHCAAQVVTTVVSRPTNKRAVIDGGSKTFATDVQPGHAPLNLEGFGEIINFSDCVFARMNEEHGVILTEHSNLQIGDQVRIIPNHICSTINLHNFVYLNNGEMEVEKVSIEARGKLQ; from the coding sequence ATGCCTGGTACACCTTATATAGAAATTGATGAAAAAATTTTACGAGAAAATATTAGAGAAATGAGTCAATTAGCAAGCAGGAATCAAGTTGCTTTGAGACCCCACATTAAGACGCATAAGATTCCATCTATTGCCAAAATGCAGATTGCTGAGGGAGCAGTGGGGATCACGGTTGCAAAAATCTCAGAGGCAAAAGTAATGGCCAGTTATGGCATAGACGATATCTTTATCGCTTATCCAATCGTCACGGAGGACAAAGTGGAAGAGGTATGCGAGCTCAATAAAAACTTAAAGAATTTGCTCCTTGGTGTAGATAGTATCGAAGGAGCAAGAGCACTTAATCAAGGAGCCGAGAAGGCTCAACAGCATCTGCAAGTCCGATTAGAAATTGATAGTGGGTTGGCACGTACAGGAGTAGATCTTCATCAAGTTACCGAGTTAGCTGGAAAGATCAATGAGATGGAGTATCTGTCGCTGCAAGGAATTTTTACATTTAAAGGACCGGTATTCAAAGGGAAATCGACCACAGATTTACAGCAGGCTGGAATAGAGGAAGGTGAACTCATGGTAGAGGCAGCCGCTCAGCTGAAGCGGGCGGGTATTGAAGTAAAGGACATCAGTGCAGGCTCTACACCAACTGCTTCTTCTGTTTCTACAGTAAAAGGGGTTACAGAAATTCGTCCAGGAACTTACGTATTTAATGATTCCATGCAAGTGAAATTAGGAGTCAGTGATTGGCAGCATTGTGCTGCACAAGTGGTGACTACGGTGGTAAGCCGTCCCACTAATAAACGTGCGGTCATCGATGGGGGCAGCAAAACGTTTGCAACCGACGTACAGCCAGGTCATGCCCCGCTTAATTTAGAGGGTTTTGGCGAGATAATAAATTTCTCAGATTGTGTGTTTGCACGAATGAATGAGGAGCATGGAGTGATTCTAACCGAACATTCCAACCTTCAAATCGGAGACCAGGTTAGAATTATTCCCAATCATATTTGCAGTACCATCAACCTGCATAATTTTGTGTATTTGAATAATGGTGAAATGGAAGTAGAAAAAGTATCCATTGAAGCAAGAGGAAAGCTTCAGTAA
- the gabT gene encoding 4-aminobutyrate--2-oxoglutarate transaminase has product MTKHAFIKTSLPGPIASELLERRHNIVPDAVSYGVPTFAKEAEGAKVTDVDGNVFIDFAGAIGTINVGHGHPRVKEALHDQVDKFIHTGFNVMMYEPYIALAEKLAALAPGVHKKKVLLQNSGAEAVENAVKAARKYTGRQAIVTFSNGFHGRTLMTMSMTSKVKPYKFEFGPFAPEVYKAQFPYPYRRPQSMDEAEYTAYMIEQFQDFLLKEVAPESIAAVVMEPVQGEGGFIVPDKKFVQAVKSLCEQHDILFVADEIQTGFGRTGKYFASEHFDIVPDLITVSKSLGAGTVISGVIGRQEVMDAANAGELGGTYSGNPLGCRAALEAIDVIDEEGLNERASDIGQKVKSKFRSLAEELDCIGDIRGLGAMVAIEIVKDKQSKAPAKEITGKMIADAQQQGLLVLGAGVYGNVIRFLMPLVITDEELNEGLDILEASIRKVWQDVSQYSV; this is encoded by the coding sequence ATGACCAAACATGCTTTTATTAAAACGTCTTTGCCAGGACCGATTGCAAGTGAGCTGCTCGAACGCCGGCACAACATTGTCCCTGATGCGGTGAGCTATGGGGTTCCGACATTTGCAAAGGAAGCCGAAGGAGCAAAAGTTACAGATGTAGACGGAAATGTGTTTATTGATTTTGCAGGAGCCATCGGAACGATTAATGTTGGACACGGTCACCCCAGGGTGAAAGAAGCACTGCATGATCAAGTGGACAAGTTCATCCATACAGGATTTAATGTCATGATGTATGAGCCTTATATTGCCTTAGCGGAAAAGCTTGCTGCCCTGGCACCAGGCGTTCATAAGAAGAAAGTCCTGCTGCAAAACAGTGGAGCGGAAGCGGTGGAAAATGCGGTGAAGGCTGCTCGTAAGTACACAGGAAGACAAGCAATAGTTACATTCTCAAATGGTTTTCACGGGAGAACTTTAATGACGATGTCCATGACTAGTAAGGTGAAGCCATATAAATTTGAATTTGGCCCCTTTGCTCCGGAAGTTTATAAGGCCCAGTTTCCTTATCCATATCGCCGGCCGCAGAGTATGGACGAAGCAGAATATACTGCATACATGATCGAGCAATTCCAAGATTTTCTCCTGAAAGAAGTCGCTCCTGAATCGATAGCAGCAGTGGTTATGGAACCTGTGCAAGGGGAAGGCGGCTTTATTGTGCCTGACAAAAAATTTGTTCAAGCGGTAAAAAGCTTATGTGAACAGCATGACATTTTATTTGTGGCTGATGAAATTCAAACCGGATTTGGCCGTACGGGAAAATATTTCGCATCTGAGCACTTCGATATCGTTCCCGATCTGATTACCGTCTCGAAATCACTTGGCGCAGGCACGGTCATCAGTGGTGTGATCGGCAGACAGGAAGTGATGGATGCGGCCAATGCTGGTGAATTAGGAGGCACTTACAGCGGTAATCCATTAGGGTGCCGCGCAGCGCTTGAAGCCATAGATGTCATTGACGAAGAAGGATTGAATGAACGAGCTTCTGATATCGGGCAAAAAGTAAAAAGTAAGTTCCGGAGTCTTGCAGAAGAGTTGGATTGTATCGGTGATATCCGCGGTCTAGGAGCCATGGTTGCCATCGAAATCGTCAAGGACAAGCAATCGAAGGCCCCAGCCAAAGAAATCACTGGGAAAATGATTGCCGACGCACAACAGCAAGGACTCCTCGTTCTAGGAGCAGGGGTGTATGGAAATGTCATTCGGTTCTTAATGCCGCTGGTGATTACTGATGAGGAATTAAATGAAGGATTAGATATTTTAGAAGCTTCGATAAGGAAAGTTTGGCAGGATGTGTCCCAATATTCCGTTTAA
- a CDS encoding DMT family transporter, which produces MIYLITALLLAAAGQITVKKSAGFRRWIPSLLSFLLFGLCIYFLTVAVQYMEVGIAYAIWSGASIVSTTIIGILLFNETASRRKLFYIGLILIGVIIL; this is translated from the coding sequence GTGATTTATTTAATTACTGCCTTATTATTAGCTGCTGCTGGCCAAATCACTGTAAAAAAATCCGCCGGTTTCCGCCGGTGGATCCCAAGCTTGCTCTCTTTTTTATTATTTGGTTTATGTATTTATTTCCTCACAGTTGCTGTTCAATATATGGAAGTTGGAATTGCTTATGCGATATGGTCAGGTGCATCTATTGTCTCCACCACTATTATCGGGATTTTGTTATTTAACGAGACAGCAAGCAGACGAAAACTCTTTTATATTGGTTTAATTTTAATCGGGGTGATCATCTTGTAG